In Streptomyces durocortorensis, a genomic segment contains:
- a CDS encoding L,D-transpeptidase family protein has product MTGRYMGASGDVRRGAIPRARLAAASALVLATVATGCGPGAAAGASDAPPPVRATQAAAPPSPTNSPTNPPTASPTASDDAKPRTAPPRSPSASSTAPAPVTARPAPEPSTAPPPRVLMRIGSEGGQVRELQARLREIGHFGRNPTGYYGTVTADAVRSFQEKRRLPTTGSADVVTWQRLLAVSRVPTAAELNPPTERPVAAPDERCLKGRVLCISKTSRTLAWMIDGKVVSAMDVRFGSQYTPTREGTFSVFWKSRDHVSTLYDTPMPYALFFSGGQAVHYSADFAANGYGGASHGCVNVRDKQKVAALFDQVKNGDKVVVYW; this is encoded by the coding sequence ATGACGGGCAGATACATGGGCGCGAGCGGTGACGTGCGCCGAGGTGCGATACCCCGGGCGCGCCTCGCCGCCGCCTCCGCCCTCGTGCTGGCCACCGTCGCGACCGGCTGCGGACCCGGCGCCGCGGCCGGGGCGTCGGATGCTCCGCCGCCGGTACGGGCCACGCAGGCCGCCGCGCCTCCCTCGCCCACGAACTCGCCCACGAACCCGCCCACGGCCTCCCCCACCGCCTCCGACGACGCCAAGCCGCGCACCGCACCGCCCCGAAGCCCGTCGGCGTCCTCCACAGCACCGGCCCCGGTGACCGCCCGGCCCGCCCCGGAGCCGAGCACCGCCCCGCCGCCGCGCGTCCTGATGCGCATCGGGTCCGAGGGCGGACAGGTGCGGGAACTCCAGGCGCGGCTGCGCGAGATCGGCCACTTCGGGCGTAACCCCACCGGCTACTACGGCACCGTCACCGCCGACGCCGTACGGTCCTTCCAGGAGAAGCGGAGGCTGCCGACCACCGGCAGCGCCGACGTGGTCACCTGGCAGCGGCTGCTGGCCGTGAGCCGGGTGCCGACGGCCGCCGAGCTGAACCCGCCGACCGAACGGCCGGTGGCCGCGCCGGACGAACGGTGTCTGAAGGGGCGGGTCCTGTGCATCAGCAAGACGAGCCGGACCCTGGCGTGGATGATCGACGGCAAGGTCGTCTCCGCGATGGACGTCCGCTTCGGCTCGCAGTACACGCCCACCCGTGAGGGCACGTTCTCGGTGTTCTGGAAGTCCCGGGACCATGTGTCGACTCTCTACGACACGCCCATGCCGTACGCCCTGTTCTTCAGCGGCGGTCAGGCCGTGCACTACTCCGCCGACTTCGCGGCCAACGGCTACGGCGGCGCCTCGCACGGCTGTGTGAACGTCCGGGACAAGCAGAAGGTCGCGGCCCTCTTCGACCAGGTGAAGAACGGCGACAAGGTCGTCGTCTACTGGTGA
- a CDS encoding glycosyltransferase family 2 protein, translated as MVKLSVIVPFYNVQTYAPDTLRSLRANARDDFEFILVDDCSTDGTADVLRRAQDDIPGAVVHRHERNGGLATARNTGLDLARGEYLAFLDGDDWVAPGYFDELLSRTEALGCEFVRTDHVQVERTNRTVHRVPHGRRDAVTDPRTAILPADRTTSVDYPYAWAGLYHRRLLDRGLLHFTDGLRTAEDRPWIWRLHRRAESFAVLGTLGIFYRRGVASSLTQIGDARQLDFIRSFDQVVRETAEDPDADELLPKAVRTYCAIISHHMSSIEKFEPTVARMLKSQSSQALGRMPQAVLDDALDSMDVQRATLLRRLRRRPAAAKEVTTA; from the coding sequence GTGGTTAAGCTCTCCGTCATCGTGCCGTTCTACAACGTGCAGACATACGCGCCAGACACCCTCAGAAGTCTTCGGGCCAATGCCCGCGACGACTTCGAGTTCATCCTTGTCGACGACTGCTCGACCGACGGGACGGCGGATGTTCTGCGCCGCGCCCAGGACGACATCCCTGGGGCGGTCGTGCACAGACACGAGCGGAACGGGGGGCTGGCCACGGCCCGCAACACGGGGCTCGACCTGGCACGGGGCGAGTACCTCGCCTTCCTCGACGGGGACGACTGGGTCGCCCCCGGCTACTTCGACGAGCTGCTCTCCCGTACCGAGGCACTGGGCTGCGAATTCGTCCGCACCGATCATGTCCAGGTCGAGCGCACCAACCGCACCGTGCACCGGGTCCCGCACGGCCGGCGCGACGCGGTGACGGACCCGCGCACGGCCATCCTGCCCGCCGACCGCACCACTTCGGTCGACTACCCCTACGCCTGGGCCGGGCTCTACCACCGCCGCCTGCTGGACCGCGGGCTGCTGCACTTCACCGACGGGCTGCGCACAGCGGAGGACCGGCCGTGGATCTGGCGGCTGCACCGCCGTGCGGAGTCCTTCGCCGTGCTCGGCACACTGGGCATCTTCTACCGGCGCGGCGTGGCCTCCTCACTGACGCAGATCGGTGATGCCCGCCAGCTCGACTTCATCCGCTCGTTCGACCAGGTCGTCCGGGAGACGGCCGAGGACCCTGACGCCGATGAACTGCTGCCCAAAGCGGTACGCACGTACTGCGCCATCATTTCCCATCACATGAGCTCGATCGAGAAGTTCGAACCGACGGTGGCCCGCATGCTGAAGTCGCAGAGTTCCCAGGCGCTCGGCCGTATGCCGCAGGCCGTGCTGGACGACGCGCTCGACTCGATGGACGTGCAGCGCGCCACGCTCCTGCGCCGGCTGCGGCGGCGGCCCGCCGCCGCGAAGGAGGTGACGACGGCATGA
- a CDS encoding polysialyltransferase family glycosyltransferase, which produces MSAIASRRTTQLFAASTLYGAATLAAALDTGCFGPADRRVLVVCNNAAIPETSPGLDAMPGFERLRGRFDDVVSWNETIAPFHPSSWSPRPDDVPLWERHLRLAWELGDDNVELTVESIQVNPAMAITQIFTGAPIDVYADGLMSYGPTRNKIDPLVGTRVRRLLHLDLVPGLKPLLLTEFGVEPLVVETESFLKVLGELAEVPAELPSVEAPALLLGQYLSALGLISAKEEEELHLRMMRGAVSLGHTRLVFKPHPTAPAQWSRSMEEEAERLGAELTVLDSGILRSPVLAEVLYERMRPALVVGCFSTALLTASAFYALPVARVGTELLLDRLSPYENSNRVPVTLVDALLPELGDQAAVEERRPADDAEREVAALVAAVGFAMQPRIHPGLRPEAERYLSERLTPVTWRYFKRRRLTSLGLPGGVPDQLSFLPRSAAVRRAVRRARSLRRMVQR; this is translated from the coding sequence ATGAGCGCCATCGCCTCCCGCCGCACCACGCAGCTCTTCGCCGCATCCACCCTCTACGGTGCGGCCACCCTGGCCGCCGCGCTGGACACCGGCTGCTTCGGCCCGGCCGACCGCCGGGTCCTCGTGGTCTGCAACAACGCCGCCATCCCGGAGACCTCCCCGGGCCTGGACGCGATGCCCGGGTTCGAGCGGCTGCGCGGCCGGTTCGACGACGTGGTCTCCTGGAACGAGACCATCGCCCCCTTCCACCCGAGCAGTTGGTCCCCGCGGCCGGACGACGTTCCTCTGTGGGAGCGGCATCTCCGGCTGGCCTGGGAGCTGGGCGACGACAATGTCGAACTGACCGTCGAGTCGATCCAGGTCAACCCGGCCATGGCGATCACCCAGATCTTCACCGGCGCCCCGATCGATGTGTACGCCGACGGGCTGATGAGCTACGGCCCCACCCGCAACAAGATCGATCCGCTGGTCGGAACGCGGGTACGACGGCTGCTGCACCTGGATCTGGTGCCCGGTCTGAAGCCCCTGCTGCTGACCGAGTTCGGTGTGGAGCCGCTGGTCGTGGAGACCGAGAGCTTCCTGAAGGTGCTCGGCGAACTGGCCGAGGTCCCCGCCGAGCTGCCCTCCGTCGAGGCCCCGGCCCTGCTGCTCGGGCAGTACCTGTCGGCGCTGGGTCTGATCTCCGCGAAGGAGGAGGAAGAGCTCCACCTGCGGATGATGCGGGGTGCGGTCTCCCTCGGCCACACCCGTCTGGTGTTCAAGCCGCACCCGACGGCTCCGGCCCAGTGGTCGCGGTCGATGGAGGAGGAGGCGGAACGGCTCGGCGCGGAACTCACCGTCCTGGACTCCGGGATACTGCGGTCACCGGTGCTCGCCGAGGTGCTCTACGAACGGATGCGGCCCGCCCTGGTGGTGGGCTGCTTCTCGACGGCGCTGCTCACCGCGTCGGCGTTCTACGCGCTGCCGGTCGCCCGGGTCGGCACGGAGCTGCTGCTGGACCGGCTCTCCCCGTACGAGAACAGCAACCGGGTGCCGGTCACCCTGGTGGACGCGCTGCTGCCGGAACTGGGCGACCAGGCGGCGGTCGAGGAGCGGCGGCCCGCGGACGACGCCGAGCGGGAGGTCGCCGCTCTGGTGGCGGCGGTGGGGTTCGCGATGCAGCCGCGGATCCACCCGGGGCTGCGGCCGGAGGCGGAGCGGTATCTCTCCGAGCGGCTGACACCGGTGACCTGGCGGTACTTCAAGCGGCGCCGGCTGACCTCGCTGGGGCTGCCGGGCGGGGTACCGGACCAGCTCTCGTTCCTGCCGCGCAGTGCGGCGGTGCGCAGGGCGGTCCGGCGGGCGCGGTCGCTGCGGCGGATGGTCCAGCGGTAG
- the leuE gene encoding leucine efflux protein LeuE, with product MLGVTDLPTYLAGLALIVLLPGPNSLYVLSVAARRGIRTGYRAAAGVWTGDTVLMTLSALGAASLLQTTPLLFAIVKYAGAGYLTWMAIGMLRAAVSLWRERHRRTAELMETAEASAPEASVENPYRRALLVSLINPKAILFLISFFVQFVDPGYAYPALSFLVLGTLLQLASFLYLSVLIFGGTRLAAVFRRRKRLSAGATSVAGVLFLGFAAKLSLSSV from the coding sequence ATGCTGGGTGTCACCGATCTTCCGACCTATCTCGCCGGCCTGGCGCTGATCGTCCTCCTGCCGGGGCCGAACTCGCTCTACGTGCTCTCCGTCGCCGCCCGGCGCGGCATACGCACCGGCTACCGAGCCGCCGCGGGCGTCTGGACCGGGGACACCGTCCTGATGACGCTCTCCGCGCTGGGAGCCGCGTCCCTGCTCCAGACCACGCCCCTGCTCTTCGCGATCGTCAAGTACGCGGGCGCGGGCTATCTGACCTGGATGGCGATCGGGATGCTGAGGGCGGCGGTGTCCCTGTGGCGCGAGCGGCACCGGCGCACCGCCGAGCTGATGGAGACGGCCGAGGCGTCCGCTCCGGAGGCCTCGGTGGAGAACCCCTACCGCCGGGCGCTGTTGGTCAGCCTGATCAACCCGAAGGCGATCCTGTTCCTGATCTCGTTCTTCGTACAGTTCGTCGACCCCGGCTACGCCTACCCTGCCCTGTCGTTCCTGGTGCTGGGGACGCTGCTCCAGCTGGCCAGCTTCCTGTACCTCTCGGTGCTGATCTTCGGCGGCACCCGCCTCGCCGCCGTCTTCCGCCGCCGCAAGCGTCTGTCGGCGGGAGCCACATCGGTGGCCGGAGTGCTCTTCCTCGGGTTCGCGGCGAAACTCTCGCTCAGCAGCGTCTGA
- a CDS encoding glycosyltransferase: protein MTTPTAPTGTTVPPVPTANALTGKRRIAFASFVDENYLPGFLTLLRSLALSNPNVCEDFLVLHDGLRPDSVAKIRSLHPRTDFRRVNAEHYDTYAKGDQDNYLVRKAYFILDVFRVRDYDTVITLDTDMVVLDDLGELLRLREGLAAVPQFFYGQHKLNSGLLVIQREYLSDAFCAELDEVGRAGTYELDKHDQGILNAVLDGDFVHLDARYNFVKRRLSGDLPVPEGTAILHFTGRHKPWQGGEAGYAEAEARWHEHDLSDAEFHAAYLAAGGAKHHDLLVHYGTPHVLRTSDVESARKVAAAHIAAGEYQEAVDLLSPLRIPVDEAWPHEVLGHALMSVSRYEEARAQLLLAAAAPNRAATAYGRLAQIAWIHGDDEGAARHALQGLGVDPTHRANRLMHLRTTGLTPPAEGPASGQLAHVAFYMERQGNAGDKLLPESVRLAFGPDTGPSRWHSVHAHRLFDEAALERVNARRGLVIGGGGLFIPDTAPNGNSGWQWNVPDDVLERIDVPVLVYAVGFNAFDGQAYGHGRKRFLSSLRKLVERSAFFGLRNHGSIEKVRDLLPPELQDKVRFQPCPTTVTRQLVQGWRDPADRENTILVNAAYDRAGLRFGHDYGHFLGEMATAITALGEQAEVKCVAHSLDDERIAFDLRREHGISLPVIPMYDFDNDAIRDTYARTKLVIGMRGHAGMIPFGCGTPVVSLISHPKMAYFLADIERPEWGISVHDRHLGARLTERVTELLADHAATVADVHGRQQELWKVTEANAADLRVIVGR from the coding sequence ATGACGACGCCGACCGCTCCCACCGGCACCACCGTGCCCCCCGTGCCGACCGCGAACGCGCTCACCGGCAAGCGCCGCATCGCCTTCGCCAGCTTCGTGGACGAGAACTATCTGCCGGGCTTCCTCACCCTGCTGCGCAGCCTCGCCCTGTCCAACCCGAACGTCTGCGAGGACTTCCTCGTCCTGCACGACGGGCTGCGTCCCGACTCCGTCGCGAAGATCCGATCCCTGCACCCGCGCACCGACTTCCGCAGGGTGAACGCCGAGCACTACGACACGTACGCCAAGGGCGACCAGGACAACTACCTGGTGCGCAAGGCCTACTTCATCCTCGACGTGTTCCGGGTCCGCGACTACGACACCGTGATCACTCTGGACACCGACATGGTGGTCCTGGACGATCTGGGGGAGCTGCTGCGGCTGCGCGAGGGCCTGGCCGCCGTCCCGCAGTTCTTCTACGGGCAGCACAAGCTCAACAGCGGGCTGCTGGTCATCCAGCGCGAGTACCTGAGCGACGCGTTCTGTGCCGAGCTGGACGAGGTCGGCCGGGCCGGCACGTACGAACTGGACAAGCACGACCAGGGCATCCTGAACGCCGTGCTGGACGGTGACTTCGTCCACCTGGACGCCCGCTACAACTTCGTCAAGCGGCGCCTCTCGGGAGACCTCCCGGTCCCCGAGGGCACGGCGATCCTGCACTTCACGGGGCGGCACAAGCCCTGGCAGGGCGGCGAGGCCGGGTACGCCGAGGCCGAGGCCCGCTGGCACGAGCACGACCTGTCCGACGCCGAGTTCCACGCCGCCTACCTCGCGGCGGGCGGTGCCAAGCACCACGACCTGCTGGTCCACTACGGCACCCCGCACGTCCTGCGCACCTCCGATGTGGAGAGCGCCCGCAAAGTGGCCGCCGCCCACATCGCGGCCGGGGAGTACCAGGAGGCCGTCGACCTGCTGAGCCCGCTCCGCATCCCGGTCGACGAGGCCTGGCCGCACGAGGTGCTCGGCCACGCCCTGATGAGCGTGTCCCGGTACGAGGAGGCCCGGGCCCAGTTGCTGCTGGCCGCCGCCGCGCCCAACCGGGCCGCGACAGCGTACGGGCGGCTCGCCCAGATCGCCTGGATCCACGGTGACGACGAGGGCGCCGCGCGCCACGCCCTCCAGGGGCTCGGCGTCGACCCCACGCACCGGGCGAACCGGCTGATGCACCTGCGTACCACGGGCCTCACCCCGCCGGCCGAGGGCCCCGCGTCCGGTCAGCTCGCCCATGTCGCCTTCTACATGGAACGTCAGGGCAACGCGGGCGACAAGCTGCTGCCGGAGAGCGTACGGCTGGCCTTCGGCCCGGACACCGGGCCCAGCCGCTGGCACTCGGTCCACGCGCACCGGCTCTTCGACGAAGCGGCCCTGGAACGGGTCAACGCCCGCCGGGGCCTCGTCATCGGCGGCGGCGGACTCTTCATCCCCGACACCGCGCCGAACGGCAACAGCGGCTGGCAGTGGAACGTGCCCGACGACGTGCTGGAACGGATCGACGTTCCCGTCCTCGTGTACGCGGTCGGCTTCAACGCCTTCGACGGGCAGGCCTACGGGCACGGACGCAAGCGGTTCCTGTCCAGCCTGCGCAAACTGGTCGAGCGCTCCGCCTTCTTCGGCCTGCGCAACCACGGCTCGATCGAGAAGGTGCGCGATCTGCTCCCGCCGGAGCTCCAGGACAAGGTCCGCTTCCAGCCCTGTCCGACCACGGTCACCCGCCAGCTGGTCCAGGGCTGGCGCGACCCGGCCGACCGCGAGAACACCATCCTCGTCAACGCCGCCTACGACCGTGCGGGCCTGCGCTTCGGCCACGACTACGGGCACTTTCTCGGCGAGATGGCCACCGCGATCACCGCGCTCGGCGAGCAGGCCGAGGTGAAGTGCGTGGCGCACTCGCTGGACGACGAGCGGATCGCGTTCGACCTGCGGCGCGAGCACGGCATCTCGCTGCCGGTCATCCCGATGTACGACTTCGACAACGACGCGATCCGGGACACCTACGCCCGGACGAAGCTGGTCATCGGCATGCGCGGGCACGCGGGCATGATCCCGTTCGGCTGCGGTACGCCGGTCGTCAGCCTGATCTCGCACCCCAAGATGGCGTACTTCCTGGCTGACATCGAGCGGCCCGAGTGGGGCATCTCCGTCCACGACCGTCACCTCGGAGCCCGTCTCACCGAACGGGTGACCGAGCTGCTGGCCGACCACGCGGCGACCGTCGCGGACGTGCACGGCCGCCAGCAGGAGCTGTGGAAGGTCACGGAGGCCAACGCCGCGGACCTCCGGGTGATCGTGGGCCGGTAG
- a CDS encoding MarR family winged helix-turn-helix transcriptional regulator gives MDYSHDDAGLARQPIGYWSWAAHMATVTHIRAALAEHGLTQPPWWVLNQLNDAGEEGRERGELVTMLSGYLETGADGMEEAVEGLLRQGLVTEDSGTRLRMTAEGRALRDKAFARVSRASTEIHEGIPEGEFVAALKVLQRMIHNVGGKAWHH, from the coding sequence ATGGACTACTCACACGACGACGCAGGGCTCGCCCGCCAGCCGATCGGTTACTGGAGCTGGGCCGCGCATATGGCGACAGTGACGCACATCCGGGCCGCGCTGGCGGAGCACGGTCTCACCCAGCCCCCTTGGTGGGTGCTCAATCAGCTGAACGACGCGGGCGAGGAGGGGCGGGAGCGGGGCGAACTGGTCACCATGCTCAGCGGCTATCTCGAAACCGGGGCCGACGGCATGGAGGAGGCCGTCGAGGGCCTCCTCCGACAGGGGCTGGTGACCGAGGACTCCGGGACGCGGCTGCGGATGACCGCCGAGGGGCGGGCGTTGCGGGACAAGGCGTTCGCCCGGGTCTCGCGGGCCAGTACGGAGATCCACGAGGGCATCCCCGAGGGGGAGTTCGTCGCCGCCCTCAAGGTGCTCCAGCGGATGATCCACAACGTGGGCGGGAAGGCCTGGCACCACTGA
- a CDS encoding sigma-70 family RNA polymerase sigma factor gives MLGDDAELTAAVLAAQDGDEDAFRAVYRAVQPRLLGYIRTLVGEPDAEDVASEAWLQIARDLDRFSGDADRFRGWAARIARNRSLDHLRMRSRRPAIGGDETELTGRAAECDTAGDAIEALDTDRTMALIAQLPQDQAEAVVLRVVVGLDAKSAAQTLGKRPGAVRTAAHRGLKRLAELLGAEDSQAVAADGSPLPGGTLPAGGALSPGGTFPAGGALSADGASGGTPAPAPAAVADPGPNPGPASDASPALALEGIPEGIPAALASGPGSAPAQGAGSDAGPEAADSAGLGAVPAQRPGRGGPAAAAGITPGVTHSRPWTQKDM, from the coding sequence GTGCTGGGGGACGACGCGGAGCTGACCGCCGCGGTGCTCGCGGCACAGGACGGGGACGAGGACGCCTTCCGTGCTGTGTACCGCGCGGTACAGCCACGGCTGTTGGGCTACATACGGACGCTGGTCGGGGAGCCGGACGCCGAGGACGTGGCGTCCGAGGCGTGGCTGCAGATAGCCCGTGACCTCGACCGCTTCAGCGGCGACGCCGACCGCTTCCGGGGCTGGGCGGCCCGGATCGCGCGCAACCGCTCCCTGGACCACCTGCGGATGCGCAGCCGCCGCCCCGCGATCGGCGGCGATGAGACCGAGCTGACCGGCCGGGCCGCCGAGTGCGACACCGCGGGCGACGCCATCGAGGCGCTGGACACCGACCGCACCATGGCCCTCATCGCCCAGCTCCCGCAGGACCAGGCCGAGGCCGTCGTCCTGCGCGTGGTCGTCGGGCTCGACGCGAAGAGCGCGGCGCAGACCCTGGGCAAGCGCCCCGGCGCCGTACGCACCGCCGCCCACCGCGGCCTCAAGCGACTGGCCGAACTCCTCGGCGCGGAGGACTCCCAGGCGGTCGCGGCCGACGGTTCGCCCTTGCCCGGTGGCACTCTCCCCGCGGGCGGTGCGCTGTCGCCGGGCGGCACGTTTCCCGCGGGCGGTGCGCTCTCCGCGGACGGTGCCTCCGGCGGTACCCCGGCGCCCGCTCCGGCAGCGGTCGCGGACCCGGGCCCGAACCCGGGCCCGGCCTCGGACGCCTCCCCGGCCCTGGCCCTGGAAGGCATCCCGGAGGGTATCCCCGCCGCCCTGGCCTCGGGCCCCGGTTCAGCCCCCGCGCAAGGCGCCGGAAGCGACGCGGGTCCGGAGGCTGCCGACAGTGCGGGGCTCGGTGCCGTACCCGCGCAGCGCCCCGGCCGGGGCGGTCCGGCGGCGGCCGCCGGGATCACTCCCGGTGTGACGCATTCGCGGCCGTGGACGCAGAAGGACATGTGA
- a CDS encoding acyltransferase family protein has translation MTTTSQAKGTSAVAAAPARGRGGTDVPAQPRTTAARPRTRLRALDGLRLLAALMVAGYHYGGRGGEITEAWGSSPAAQFPTAHTWLAYGCLGVQVFFVISGFVICLSGWGRTPLAFFASRASRLMPAYWAAVVLVTLVFALPMVAYEAVSPSDALLNLTLLQQPLGADRVLGVCWTLWAEVRFYALFALCVVLPGVNRRRVVLFCAVWTLAAALAQASGEPLLDVLLMPQYAPYFIGGIGIYLVHRNRRDALAWGIVGVSWLLGQHYAVAELWRPDSPDAFSHRSSAVIILIVTAGFAAVAAVALGALNRIDWPWLTVAGALTYPFYLVHEHLGWVVVGALHRGLGVPSWATFVLTLAAMLGLAWLLHRFVERRFTPLLRDALTAGGTGRTRRPTSAS, from the coding sequence TTGACCACCACATCGCAGGCCAAAGGGACATCGGCCGTCGCCGCCGCGCCCGCTCGCGGACGGGGCGGCACGGATGTCCCGGCGCAGCCGCGTACCACCGCGGCCCGGCCGAGAACACGGCTGCGCGCCCTCGACGGACTGCGGCTGCTCGCCGCACTGATGGTGGCGGGGTATCACTACGGGGGCCGCGGCGGCGAGATCACCGAGGCCTGGGGCAGCTCGCCCGCCGCGCAATTCCCCACGGCCCACACCTGGTTGGCGTACGGCTGCCTCGGCGTCCAGGTCTTCTTCGTGATCAGCGGGTTCGTGATCTGCCTCAGTGGCTGGGGGCGTACACCGCTCGCGTTCTTCGCCTCGCGCGCCTCGCGCCTGATGCCCGCTTACTGGGCGGCGGTGGTGCTGGTGACCCTGGTCTTCGCGCTGCCGATGGTCGCGTACGAGGCGGTCTCCCCCAGCGACGCGCTGCTCAACCTGACGCTCCTGCAACAACCGTTGGGCGCCGACCGGGTCCTGGGCGTGTGCTGGACGCTGTGGGCGGAGGTCCGCTTCTACGCGCTGTTCGCGCTGTGCGTGGTGCTGCCGGGGGTGAACAGGCGCCGGGTGGTGCTGTTCTGCGCGGTCTGGACGCTGGCCGCGGCGCTCGCGCAGGCTTCGGGCGAGCCGTTGCTCGACGTACTGCTGATGCCTCAGTACGCCCCGTACTTCATCGGCGGCATCGGCATCTACCTCGTACACCGGAACCGTCGCGACGCCCTGGCCTGGGGAATCGTCGGGGTGAGCTGGCTGCTGGGCCAGCACTACGCGGTGGCGGAGCTGTGGCGTCCGGACAGCCCGGACGCGTTCTCCCACCGTTCGTCAGCCGTGATCATCCTGATCGTCACGGCCGGTTTCGCCGCGGTCGCGGCCGTGGCGCTGGGCGCCCTGAACCGGATCGACTGGCCGTGGCTCACGGTCGCGGGGGCGCTCACCTACCCGTTCTACCTCGTCCACGAGCACCTGGGCTGGGTGGTGGTGGGCGCGCTCCACCGCGGTCTCGGCGTGCCGTCGTGGGCGACGTTCGTCCTGACCCTGGCGGCGATGCTGGGGCTGGCGTGGCTGCTGCACCGGTTCGTGGAGCGGCGGTTCACCCCGCTGCTGAGGGACGCGCTGACGGCGGGCGGCACCGGAAGAACCCGCCGCCCGACCTCCGCCTCTTGA